A window of Equus przewalskii isolate Varuska chromosome 6, EquPr2, whole genome shotgun sequence genomic DNA:
aatgggcaaaagacatgaacagacatttcactgaagaggatatacagatggaaaataagcacatgaaaagatgttcaacaccattagccattagggaaatacaaattaaaatcacaatgaaataccagTATACACCTGTCataatgtctaaaataaaaaacagtggcaatgccaaatgctggtgaggatgcacaGAACCTGGTTTGCTCATACGAATCTTGcagatgggaatgcaaaatggtacagccactctggagggcagtttggcagtttcttgaaaaactaaacatgcagctaccatgtgacccagcaattgtactcttgggcatttattccagagaaatgaaaactcatcTTCACATGagaaacctgtacatgaatgtttgtagcagcttcaTTCAGAATAtctgaaaactggaaataacctagtTATActtcaatggatgaataaacaaaatgcggtacatctataccatggaatactattcatcaacaaaaagaaatgaactattgatacatacaatAACCTAGACGAGTCTCCAAAAAACtatgctcagtgaaaaaaaaaaccaatcccAAAAATTTAcctactttatgattccatttatgtaacacaGACAGTGTTTGCCAAGAGTTAAGTAGTGGTGTAGATGAAAAGAGCAACATGAGAGATCTTTGTCATGATGGAAAGGTTCTGTATCTTGACTCTGTCAACATCAATTGTCACAATCCTCATCCTGACATTGGCAAGAAATTACCATTGGGGGAAATGCATACAGGGTATGCAGTATCTCTCTGTATTATTCCTTACAACTGCTTGTGAGTCTGCAATTttctcaaaatacaaaatttagttaaaatattaCCTGTGTGGTTTCTCTCTTCTGAACCATAATTGATGCAATACCCTTCATCTATTgggaatttctcttctcttcgcagtttgctgagagttttagtCAGAGTAGGTGTTGATTTTTGccaactgctttttctgcatcattgaaaataatcatatggtttttctcctttatgataaattatattgtttgattttagaaagttaaaccaactttgcatttctgggataaacatTACTTCATCACAATGTATTAATCCTCTTAGACATTgctagattcaatttgctaatatttgctttaggatttttatgtctatatttatgaAATGTCTTTTAGATACCTACGGGAGCAATCCAAGTTGTtagtttctaaaattaaaagagacccgagaaaaatagtaaaatattaaaatttgacaaGGCTGGATGGTGGGTAAACAGTAATTTGTTACATTATTCTCTaaacttttctgctttcttcttttcgtTCTTCTTTTCAATTGCACCATCCTTGGCTGCAGCTTGGAAGACAGATTCGGAGGATAGACTGAAGACACAAAAACTGGGTTCTGTACCCTGCTAGGAATACAGGGGTGGTATAGCCTCCTGTATCCTCTTCACCCAGCAACGGGCCTAACACATAGTACTCAGTAAAAGTCTATGGAATGAATTCAGATTTGTTTACATGACACTCCAATACAATATAATGGATGCTGTAGTCCAGATCCATCCTCCGGACCTAGCCAGTCATTCCCCCAGCTTTTGGGAGTAGGTTGCTCAGGGCTCATAATCCCTCTCTGGGAATTGCCCTCCACGGAAGGAAGCAGCCTTGCCAAAAGTTACAGAGCCTCTCCAGATATAGCCTTTATCTATCACTGGTCAATGCAAGGATACAAATTTCTGGCCCCCTTCTTTCATCTGAAACAACTTTAAAAGGTCATCCCAGGCTCAGATCATTCTTTGGGATTGTCTGAGGCCTCTGCTGAGATTGTTTCGCATTTCAACCTCTCCCTCTGCCTAACCCTGGTTCCATCACTCTCTTCTAGGCATGGTCTTGAAAGTATCTTCTCCCCCGCAAAAAGCTCCTGCAAGTTCATCTCCTTAGAATCTCTTGCTCAGGGAACTCCATCTAGGGCCCCCAAtacccaattttatttttctttccatagcaGTTATCAACATGTGAAATAGCCTTATTTATCTAATGCTGTAATGCTTGCTTACTGTCTGCTCTAATAATGTAACTTCCCTGGACACCTCGCCCCCCACCCCATACACTGTACACCACTGTACGAAGCGCCTAGGGCAGGGCCTGCAGAAACAAGGAGGCCCTAAACACTGCTTGCTGAAACGAATGAAACATTAAGAGTCACACCTAGTACCGGATCTTGGGATCAGCCTCTCAACAGCTTGTAACAGGTACTGAGGACTTGCCCCCGAGTCCCCGCCCCCTGGCACGCCCCCAGGCCCGGGCAGGGGGCGGAGTCCGCGGATGCTGAGGCGCCATGCAGCCGCGGGCCGTTCGGCTGGTGCAGCTGAGCCGGGTGCGGTACGCCGAGCTGCTGGCGCTGCAGGAGCGCTGGCTGCGGCGGCTGCAGCCCGAGCCAGGCACTGAGGCGCTGTCGGGGACTGAGGCGGGCGCGCTCCTGCTCTGCGAGCCTGCGGGGCCCGTGTACACAGCCGGGCTGCGCGGCGGCCTGACGCCCGAAGAGGCGGCGCGGCTGCGGGCCTTGGGCGCCGAGGTGCGCGCCACAGGCCGCGGCGGCCTGGCCACCTTCCACGGCCCGGGCCAACTGCTTTGCCACCCCGTGCTCGACCTGCGACGCCTCGGCCTGCGCTTGCGCACCCACGTGGCGGCGCTGGAGGCGTGCGCTGTGCGCCTGTGCGAGCTCCGGGGCCTGTCGGGCGCCCGCGCGCGGCCCCCGCCCTACACCGGTGTGTGGCTCGGCGAGCGCAAGATTTGCGCGATCGGTGAGCGCCGCGGGGCGCGGCCTGACCCCTGGAGGGGAGGGCGAGCGCGGGCGCGGGGGAGGCGTGTCTGGCGCGGGCTTTGAATCGGAGCTACCCGCAGCGCGGGAATTTTTAAGCCTCTTTACTGACATCTCACATTCAGAACCCTCAGAAGGGCCCTCAGGGTTCATCTCGTCCAACGCTCGTCTTTACGAGAAGTGAATTGCCAGGTTACTTCCCGTGAATCACAGTCAGGACAATAAGGGCGCTTAGTAgttttcaggtttttctttttaaagcaacaCAATCTTTATGTTAAAGGACGTTTTCTGGAATCTCCATAATaagtgcagctgctgtggggcctCACGTCCCTCCCTAATTTTGTCCCCCTTCCCCGATCTGTGCACGACTCCTTGGGTGCTCCAGAAACAAAGTTGGAAAACCAGTGATCTACTCCAGTTCCTTCATCACATTGAGGGGGATTGTGAATCCCAGGGACGGAGGGTTCCCATTCTAAGACCCTCTGGCTTGTCTTGCAGGAGTCCGCTGTGGAAGGCACATCACGTCCCACGGCCTGGCTCTGAACTGTTCGACGGACCTCACGTGGTTTGAGCACATTGTGCCCTGCGGGCTGGTTGGCACCGGCGTCACTTCCCTGAGTGAGGAGCTCCAGAGGCACGTCACTGTGGATGAAGTAATACCACTTTTCCTTGAGGCCTTTAAGGAGACTTACAAGTGCTCGTTGATCTCAGAGGATAGCCCCAACTGAAGGACGTTCATGTTACCACAGCTGGGAGGTCCTGCCTTGGAAAGCACCGAGCCTTACTTGGAGTCGCTGACACCCAGATTCTAGACTTGGTCCCATCATTCACTCACCATGCGACTGAGCAAAGCATGAGCTCTGAGCCATTGTTTCCATTTGTATCCTggtttatttatatcttttccaCCTCAGATATAGTAGATGTGAAAACATTATGAAAAGCAACACAtgttatatgaataaatataatatgaaaaaaataaatatacattcgCACTACTGTTGGCATCATTTTTCAGAGAAACTCAGAAAGCATAGAGTgtcatttctcaaatatttatcacTTCCTAAAGACTGTATTTAATTGGGCAGTTCTGGGCTCCAGTTCCTTTCATGTTGTAGGAATCATATCTCTGTATGGCCCAAGTGAAGGTGGTGTTATGTGGTGCTTCTTCATTCTCAGGAGACCTGGGTGCTTTCCACaataaagggaaaaaggaaagacccttttaaagaataaaatgggatCCTGGCTTCCTGGGTTGGATTCCCCAAGCCTGATGGCTATTTTTAGTTAGGTAACCTGAGCtaggccagaggctgggggaaagaCAAGAATAATTTCTCACACTGTACAAATGCCCAAGATAGAAGTCAGTTTATCTTATATGACATCCGTAAGTTTATAAGGCTgtgtattaattatctattgctgtgtaacaagtcaCCCTAAAACTTAACGACttaaaacagtaaacatttattatctcatatatATTCTGTGGGTCCGGAATTTGGGAGAAGCTTAGCTGGGTGATTCTGGGtcaaggtctctcatgaggtGCAGTCAGGATGTCAGCTGGGGCAGCTTCATCTGAAGATTTGACTGAAGCTGGAGGATCAGCTTCCAAGGTGGTTCACTCGCATGCTTAGTTGCTGTTGGTTGTTAACAGAAGGCCTCACCTCCTCACCTTGTGGACCACTCCATAGGGCTGCTTGAATGTTCTCATGACCTGGTaactggcttcccccagagcaagtgatgCCAGAAAAAGACAAGGTGGAAGCCACAATGTCTTTTAAGGcccagccttggaagtcacacagtTATTTCTGCTGTCTCCTAATAGGCGAATCCTACTCAGTGTGGAAGGGACTACACAAAGGTGATGAGAGGTGAGGATCATTAGGGGCCATCTTGGAAATTGGCTACCACAGGCAGTTAGGGTGGAAAGAGCCTTGACTGAGAAGTCAGGTGACCTGGTTCCAGACCTGGCTTTATGGGCAAGTcatttaccctctctgggcctcagtttccccttatACAAGTATTGTCCAATAGAagtataatgtgagccacattgtagttttacattttgaagtagccacattaaaaaagtaaaaagaaacaggtgacaTTAATTTTAGTAACATTTTAATTAACTCACTTGACCCAAAATAttgtcaatataaaaatattttacattccttttttaaTACTAAATCTAGATAtttggtgtgtattttatacttaacaGCACACCTCACTTTAGCCACACTTcgaatagccacatgtggctagtggctaccattttggaAAGTGCAGCTTTAGATAATAGCATATCTAAAGTCCTTTTTGAGCTCCTAGGGTTCTGTGGCCTCACTGGCTTCTAGAAAGAAAGGTGAGTCCTCCCATATCTGAGGTTTGGTTTTTGACCCTGCACATAATTTATATCAGTTATCCAAGCTGAAAGGGACTTTACAGGTATATTcctgtctcctcattttacagagataaAATCAAGACTTTggaagaaacttgctcaaggccacacagtaaATTAACAACAAAGCCAGGACTAGGTCCCAAGTATAAGCCCCTTTCTCACACTTTTCCTGCTGTGCACACTGACTTGGAGCTCAGGACATCATGCTTTACATGTCATGGACACTCAGTCAGTATTAGTTGATTGGTGCTTTGTTCGCCCATAATTTACCCATATCCTTTGTAGGCCTTGGTTTCCCAGCCGTGGAGCCAACAGTGCTGTTGTAGGAGTGGGCGAGGTAGGGAGTAGTTGATAATTACTTTG
This region includes:
- the LIPT2 gene encoding octanoyl-[acyl-carrier-protein]:protein N-octanoyltransferase LIPT2, mitochondrial isoform X2; its protein translation is MQPRAVRLVQLSRVRYAELLALQERWLRRLQPEPGTEALSGTEAGALLLCEPAGPVYTAGLRGGLTPEEAARLRALGAEVRATGRGGLATFHGPGQLLCHPVLDLRRLGLRLRTHVAALEACAVRLCELRGLSGARARPPPYTGVRCGRHITSHGLALNCSTDLTWFEHIVPCGLVGTGVTSLSEELQRHVTVDEVIPLFLEAFKETYKCSLISEDSPN
- the LIPT2 gene encoding octanoyl-[acyl-carrier-protein]:protein N-octanoyltransferase LIPT2, mitochondrial isoform X1; translation: MQPRAVRLVQLSRVRYAELLALQERWLRRLQPEPGTEALSGTEAGALLLCEPAGPVYTAGLRGGLTPEEAARLRALGAEVRATGRGGLATFHGPGQLLCHPVLDLRRLGLRLRTHVAALEACAVRLCELRGLSGARARPPPYTGVWLGERKICAIGVRCGRHITSHGLALNCSTDLTWFEHIVPCGLVGTGVTSLSEELQRHVTVDEVIPLFLEAFKETYKCSLISEDSPN